In one Pseudomonas sp. 31-12 genomic region, the following are encoded:
- a CDS encoding aldehyde dehydrogenase yields the protein MPLPYLLPATCAFIQRAPRMLIGGDWVEAADGQTMPLHNPATGEVLCVVPRATPEDVDRAVLAARQAFDDSAWTRTRPRERQNLLWKLADLMERDAELLAQLECLNNGKSAAVAQVMDVQLSIDFLRYMAGWATKIEGSSVEVSLPLMPNDQFHSFIRREAVGVVGAIVAWNFPLLLACWKLGPALATGCTVVLKPADETPLTALKLAELVLEAGYPEGVFNVVTGTGITAGSALTHNPLVDKLTFTGSTAVGKQIGKIAMESMTRVTLELGGKSPTIVMADADLKSAAAGAASAVFFNQGQVCCAGSRLYVQRKHFDNVVADIADIANAMKLGNGLDPSVEMGPLISARQQERVYGYIEKGRESGATIACGGEQFGPGFFVKPTVIVDVDQKHLLVQEEIFGPVLVAIPFDDEADALRMANDSPYGLGASIWSNDLAAVHRMIPRIKSGSVWVNCHSALDPALPFGGYKMSGVGREMGYAAIEHYTELKSVLIKL from the coding sequence CCTTATCTGCTTCCCGCCACCTGCGCGTTCATCCAGCGCGCCCCGCGCATGCTTATCGGCGGCGACTGGGTCGAGGCCGCCGACGGCCAGACCATGCCCCTGCACAACCCGGCTACCGGCGAAGTGCTGTGCGTGGTGCCACGGGCCACGCCCGAGGATGTCGACCGCGCCGTGCTGGCCGCCCGTCAGGCCTTCGATGATTCAGCCTGGACCCGCACTCGCCCACGGGAGCGGCAGAACCTGTTGTGGAAACTCGCCGACCTGATGGAACGCGACGCCGAACTGCTGGCGCAACTGGAATGCCTGAACAACGGCAAAAGCGCGGCAGTGGCCCAGGTGATGGACGTGCAACTGTCCATCGATTTCCTGCGCTACATGGCGGGCTGGGCAACCAAGATCGAAGGCTCCAGCGTTGAAGTGTCGTTGCCGCTGATGCCCAACGATCAGTTCCACAGCTTCATTCGCCGCGAAGCGGTGGGCGTGGTCGGCGCCATCGTCGCCTGGAACTTCCCGTTGCTGCTGGCCTGCTGGAAACTCGGCCCGGCCTTGGCCACCGGCTGCACCGTGGTGCTCAAACCCGCCGATGAAACCCCGCTGACCGCCCTGAAACTCGCCGAACTGGTGCTGGAAGCCGGTTACCCCGAGGGCGTGTTCAACGTGGTTACCGGCACCGGCATCACCGCTGGCTCCGCGCTGACCCACAACCCGCTGGTGGACAAGCTGACCTTCACCGGCTCCACCGCCGTGGGCAAGCAGATCGGCAAGATCGCCATGGAGTCCATGACCCGGGTCACCCTGGAACTGGGCGGCAAATCTCCGACCATCGTCATGGCCGATGCCGACCTGAAATCCGCCGCAGCCGGGGCCGCCAGCGCGGTTTTCTTCAATCAGGGTCAAGTGTGCTGCGCCGGTTCCAGGCTGTATGTGCAGCGCAAACATTTCGATAATGTGGTGGCGGACATCGCCGACATCGCCAACGCCATGAAGCTCGGCAACGGGCTGGACCCGAGCGTCGAGATGGGGCCGCTGATCTCGGCGCGGCAGCAGGAACGGGTTTACGGTTACATCGAGAAGGGTCGGGAAAGTGGCGCGACCATCGCCTGCGGCGGTGAGCAGTTCGGGCCGGGGTTCTTCGTCAAGCCGACGGTGATTGTCGATGTCGACCAGAAGCACTTGCTGGTGCAGGAAGAGATCTTCGGCCCGGTGCTGGTGGCGATTCCGTTCGATGATGAGGCCGATGCGTTGCGCATGGCCAATGACAGTCCCTATGGGCTGGGGGCGAGTATCTGGTCGAACGACCTGGCGGCGGTGCACCGGATGATTCCGCGGATCAAGTCGGGGTCGGTGTGGGTCAATTGCCACAGCGCGCTCGATCCGGCGCTGCCGTTTGGCGGGTACAAGATGTCCGGGGTTGGACGGGAGATGGGGTATGCGGCGATTGAGCATTACACCGAGTTGAAGTCGGTGTTGATTAAGTTGTAG
- a CDS encoding FAD-dependent monooxygenase, translating to MILILGAGPAGAAVALGLRRLGYAVTLVSEWRRFAALEGVSIRVLEALRGAGLHQALADAALPSQRQVSWNGQQHAQNIEFLLDRPSFDRGLREDLRLAGVELIEGRVLGVQTSATGHRVEIEGREALNADFLVEARGRQAPALGKGLRGPETVSLLNRWQGRPGSTASAVESLESGWAWMARRADGQCYWQWTVDVASADLPGKAKLLDYCRARRQGSALAREFFGAGAEIDLQLHARSSTAILSAQVCGDHWIRVGDAAMAVDPLSGNGIFQSLSSALQAPTVINTLLRKPERAALAQRFHQQRVEQLFLRFARIGRDFYANEQRWLEQPFWQARRQWPDAEVAHAEADFAALRIERAPVLKDGFVDEVEVVITADQPLGIWHVQGVELAPLVRRLRVEPAEQVLAGLTVEQGRVVRSWLLSQGYRPFTLTLSPRGRGD from the coding sequence ATGATTCTGATTCTTGGCGCGGGGCCCGCAGGTGCGGCGGTCGCCTTGGGTTTGCGGCGGCTTGGTTATGCCGTGACCCTGGTCAGCGAGTGGCGGCGGTTTGCGGCGCTGGAAGGTGTTTCCATTCGGGTGCTGGAGGCTTTGCGCGGTGCGGGCCTGCATCAAGCGCTCGCGGATGCGGCGTTGCCTTCTCAGCGTCAGGTGTCGTGGAACGGTCAGCAGCATGCGCAAAACATCGAGTTTCTGTTGGACCGTCCGAGCTTCGACAGAGGCTTGCGCGAAGACCTGCGCCTGGCGGGCGTCGAGTTGATTGAAGGCCGGGTGCTGGGCGTTCAGACCTCGGCGACCGGACATCGGGTCGAAATTGAAGGGCGCGAGGCGCTGAACGCGGATTTTCTGGTGGAAGCGCGTGGTCGTCAGGCTCCTGCGCTCGGCAAAGGCCTGCGCGGGCCTGAGACAGTCAGCCTGCTCAATCGCTGGCAAGGCAGGCCAGGCAGCACCGCCAGCGCGGTGGAGAGCCTTGAGAGCGGCTGGGCCTGGATGGCGCGACGGGCCGACGGCCAGTGTTACTGGCAATGGACGGTGGACGTGGCCAGTGCCGATTTGCCGGGGAAGGCGAAGTTGCTGGATTACTGTCGCGCGCGACGTCAGGGCTCGGCGTTGGCGCGTGAGTTTTTCGGTGCTGGTGCTGAAATCGATCTTCAGTTGCATGCGCGCAGCAGCACGGCGATCTTGAGCGCGCAGGTGTGTGGCGATCACTGGATTCGGGTGGGCGATGCCGCGATGGCGGTGGATCCGCTGTCGGGCAATGGCATCTTTCAGTCCTTGTCTTCAGCGTTGCAGGCGCCCACGGTGATCAACACGTTGTTGCGTAAGCCCGAGCGAGCAGCCTTGGCCCAGCGCTTTCATCAACAGCGAGTGGAACAGCTGTTTTTGCGCTTTGCGCGGATCGGGCGGGATTTTTATGCCAATGAGCAGCGGTGGCTGGAACAGCCGTTCTGGCAGGCGCGGCGACAGTGGCCTGATGCTGAAGTGGCCCATGCCGAGGCGGATTTTGCGGCGTTGAGAATTGAGCGGGCGCCGGTGCTGAAAGATGGTTTTGTGGATGAGGTCGAGGTGGTGATCACGGCGGATCAACCGCTGGGGATCTGGCATGTGCAAGGGGTTGAGCTGGCGCCGTTGGTGCGGCGGTTGCGTGTCGAGCCGGCCGAGCAGGTGCTGGCGGGGTTGACGGTGGAGCAGGGGCGGGTGGTCAGGAGTTGGTTGTTGAGTCAGGGATATCGACCCTTCACCCTAACCCTCTCCCCGAGGGGGCGAGGGGACTGA